From Roseburia hominis, the proteins below share one genomic window:
- a CDS encoding serine hydrolase domain-containing protein, with amino-acid sequence MGMAVCVVDKDGVILEETYGNCISVEQPFIIGSMSKFFTAISIMQLQEQGRIDLDASISQYRVMQVMSFKHTREERGLLGKLPRIGVVKSLYVRLPGNGAGVTRAKSRNERRGGWSCMFTSDFD; translated from the coding sequence CTGGGAATGGCTGTATGTGTCGTGGATAAGGATGGAGTTATACTTGAAGAAACATATGGAAATTGTATCAGTGTAGAACAACCATTTATTATTGGTTCTATGAGCAAATTTTTTACTGCAATATCAATTATGCAACTTCAAGAGCAAGGAAGAATTGATTTGGATGCTTCAATTTCTCAATATCGCGTTATGCAAGTCATGTCATTCAAGCATACACGCGAAGAGAGGGGACTATTGGGAAAACTGCCGCGGATAGGAGTGGTGAAATCTCTATACGTAAGGCTTCCAGGGAACGGCGCGGGGGTCACGCGTGCAAAATCGCGAAATGAAAGACGGGGGGGATGGAGTTGTATGTTCACTTCAGATTTCGATTGA
- a CDS encoding DDE-type integrase/transposase/recombinase → MHYNTKNFSDASAMAQFRLALIAPVIHGLYPDASRNAYYQRVTEKPLTLPDGSVFQYSPKTLSKWASLYQNGGIDALMPRERSDKGSTRALPDTAIEEIYRLKEAFPRLNATQIHRHLVEEAFIPASVSVCAVQRFVKKHDLKSARNPSMRDRKAFEEDAFGKMWQADTCYLPYITEGGQRRRVYCIMIIDDHSRFLVGGGLFYNDNAYNFQKVLKNAVASHGIPAKLYVDNGCRLLK, encoded by the coding sequence ATGCATTACAACACCAAAAACTTTTCAGACGCATCTGCTATGGCACAGTTCCGGCTCGCACTCATTGCACCGGTCATCCATGGCCTTTATCCGGATGCGTCCAGAAACGCCTATTACCAGCGGGTAACGGAAAAACCCCTCACCCTGCCTGACGGCTCTGTATTCCAGTACAGCCCCAAGACCCTCAGCAAGTGGGCCTCTCTTTACCAGAATGGCGGCATTGACGCGCTCATGCCCCGGGAACGTTCCGACAAAGGCTCCACACGCGCCTTGCCGGACACGGCCATTGAAGAGATCTACCGGCTGAAAGAGGCTTTCCCACGCTTAAACGCAACCCAGATCCACCGCCATCTTGTGGAGGAAGCTTTTATCCCCGCCTCTGTCAGCGTCTGCGCCGTCCAGCGCTTCGTGAAAAAGCATGACCTGAAGTCGGCGCGCAATCCATCTATGAGGGACAGGAAAGCTTTTGAGGAAGATGCCTTTGGGAAAATGTGGCAGGCGGATACCTGTTACCTCCCTTATATCACGGAAGGCGGGCAGCGCAGGAGGGTTTACTGCATTATGATCATTGATGACCACTCGCGTTTCCTGGTGGGCGGCGGCCTTTTTTATAACGATAACGCCTATAACTTCCAGAAAGTTTTAAAAAACGCAGTTGCCTCCCACGGCATTCCGGCGAAACTCTATGTCGACAATGGCTGCCGACTACTCAAATGA
- a CDS encoding DUF6431 domain-containing protein: MDGFRPELQTCPCCGAKGACSVHAYYERSLADFVGGKPVWHSLCILRLVCSCGHTHAILPDFIIPYSSYGLFFILRVLAEYFLRLASVEKICARFCINQNQLYHWLSLFKKQKEEWLGLLSSRESSGLSFLKGLFRMPAYSGFASGFVRRFSVSFLQSHRNPAAYCQQQFGP, from the coding sequence ATGGACGGTTTCCGGCCTGAACTACAGACCTGCCCCTGTTGTGGGGCAAAGGGAGCTTGTTCCGTCCATGCCTATTATGAACGTTCCCTGGCTGATTTCGTTGGTGGAAAGCCTGTCTGGCACAGCCTCTGTATCCTGCGCCTTGTCTGTTCCTGCGGCCATACCCATGCCATCCTTCCGGATTTCATCATCCCTTATTCCTCCTACGGCCTTTTCTTTATCCTCCGTGTCCTGGCGGAATATTTCCTTCGGCTTGCTTCCGTAGAAAAAATCTGCGCACGCTTCTGTATTAACCAAAACCAGCTCTACCATTGGCTTTCCCTGTTCAAAAAGCAGAAGGAAGAGTGGCTGGGCCTTCTCTCTTCCAGGGAGTCCTCCGGCCTCTCTTTCCTGAAAGGCCTTTTTCGGATGCCCGCTTATTCCGGCTTTGCATCCGGTTTTGTCCGCCGCTTCTCTGTCTCCTTCCTCCAGTCCCACAGAAATCCGGCGGCTTACTGCCAACAGCAGTTCGGCCCCTGA
- a CDS encoding tyrosine-type recombinase/integrase, with product MLPALYRFLYCCGVRCREARNLKCSEVHLDDGYVDILQSKAHRDRRLYLSDELIDYLKRYDAAISKCFPDREYFFPGGAGGICSTTALSANFRNIWLSAGLKRDGKVKPRAYDFRHHFACANIMKWSDEGKDIHAMLPYLMRYMGHTTLDSTYYYIHLVPDFFPKYAKLTVSTEELIPEVEIYEV from the coding sequence ATTCTTCCAGCCTTATACAGATTTCTTTATTGTTGTGGAGTAAGATGCAGAGAAGCTAGAAATCTTAAATGTTCAGAGGTTCATCTTGATGACGGATATGTTGATATCCTTCAATCCAAGGCGCATAGAGACAGACGTTTGTACTTGTCTGATGAGTTAATAGATTATTTAAAAAGATATGATGCTGCTATAAGTAAGTGCTTCCCAGATAGGGAATACTTTTTCCCAGGAGGTGCTGGAGGGATATGCTCAACGACTGCTTTATCAGCAAACTTTAGAAATATATGGTTATCAGCAGGATTGAAGCGTGATGGCAAAGTAAAGCCTAGAGCCTATGATTTTAGACATCACTTTGCATGCGCAAACATCATGAAATGGTCAGATGAAGGAAAAGATATCCATGCAATGCTGCCTTATCTAATGAGATATATGGGGCACACGACTTTGGACAGTACTTACTACTATATTCATTTGGTTCCTGACTTCTTTCCGAAGTATGCGAAATTAACTGTTTCCACTGAAGAATTAATACCGGAGGTGGAAATCTATGAAGTATAA
- a CDS encoding DUF6618 family protein: MEYTCILRHGSRKECWTGKLTLLRKLPGQYEAEISGRGTYFHILAGRHKYGNYLCIPNHDIGCELSDFSDIFWNEERLRSLMRKVDAVTVATALVYLPALADNI; encoded by the coding sequence ATGGAATACACCTGTATTCTCAGGCACGGTTCACGGAAAGAATGCTGGACTGGAAAACTTACGCTGCTGCGGAAACTTCCCGGCCAGTACGAAGCAGAAATCAGCGGGAGAGGGACTTACTTCCACATCCTTGCCGGGCGGCATAAATATGGGAATTACCTGTGCATCCCCAACCATGATATCGGGTGCGAATTATCTGATTTCTCCGATATCTTCTGGAACGAAGAAAGGCTCCGCAGTCTGATGCGGAAGGTAGACGCAGTAACCGTGGCCACCGCCCTGGTGTATCTGCCTGCCCTGGCTGATAATATTTGA
- a CDS encoding tyrosine-type recombinase/integrase, translating to MKYKRKKTADFWLLARRYLHDYMPVTRNLSDKSVEAYKQSLKVYLEFLESEKGIANEKVNFDSFTRDNIKKYIAWLTGKNCSAKTINLRLTAIRSFFKYSSEEDFELRGVYTEVCSIKKVKEEKKPIVYLQPEATAAILAAYDTTTAKHRRNRMLLIMLYDTGARVQELADMNISSLHLREKNPFVTLIGKGRKSRNVPLQNKTVQHLNEYLKEYHPEMDEFPLFYSLLDGKPHRLSTDSISLVLKTAADKARATCEAVPERVHCHMFRKTKAMDLYKNGVPLPFIMQLLGHESMSTTSGFYAFATLEMMSDAMNKAAPTLDKEEKLWKKDDVKKLLYSLD from the coding sequence ATGAAGTATAAACGAAAGAAAACGGCTGATTTTTGGCTACTTGCAAGACGATATCTTCATGATTACATGCCTGTAACAAGAAATCTTTCTGATAAATCTGTTGAAGCATACAAGCAGTCACTTAAGGTATATCTAGAGTTCCTTGAATCAGAAAAAGGAATCGCAAATGAAAAAGTGAACTTTGACTCTTTTACAAGAGACAATATCAAGAAATATATAGCCTGGCTTACTGGGAAGAATTGCTCTGCAAAAACAATAAATCTTCGGCTTACAGCAATTAGATCATTTTTCAAATACAGTAGTGAAGAGGATTTTGAACTCCGAGGGGTATATACAGAAGTCTGTTCTATAAAGAAAGTAAAAGAAGAAAAAAAACCAATAGTTTATCTTCAACCGGAAGCTACAGCAGCAATACTGGCTGCTTATGATACAACTACGGCAAAGCATCGTAGAAATAGAATGCTGTTAATAATGCTTTATGACACTGGTGCACGAGTTCAGGAGCTTGCGGATATGAATATCTCATCATTACATTTAAGGGAAAAGAATCCGTTTGTTACACTTATTGGAAAAGGGAGAAAAAGCAGAAATGTTCCACTACAGAATAAGACGGTTCAACATCTGAATGAATATTTAAAAGAGTATCATCCTGAAATGGATGAGTTCCCTCTGTTTTATAGTTTACTTGACGGAAAGCCACATAGATTATCAACAGATAGCATAAGTTTGGTCTTAAAAACAGCTGCAGATAAAGCCCGAGCAACGTGTGAAGCTGTTCCTGAAAGGGTTCATTGCCATATGTTTCGAAAAACAAAGGCGATGGATTTATATAAGAATGGTGTTCCGTTACCATTTATAATGCAGCTGCTTGGACATGAAAGTATGTCAACTACCTCAGGGTTTTATGCATTTGCAACTCTTGAGATGATGTCAGATGCCATGAATAAAGCAGCGCCTACATTGGATAAAGAGGAAAAACTTTGGAAAAAGGATGATGTAAAGAAACTGCTGTATTCATTAGATTAG
- a CDS encoding nucleotidyl transferase AbiEii/AbiGii toxin family protein, producing the protein MKKVFENIFSIECDDALRYDLGTLNVKDITEFKEYHGISVSIMAYLNRTKVPVSIDIGFGDVVYPDRVKMDFPVLLDMEVPEIYAYSISSVISEKFEAIVSLGDANSRYKDFYDIYILADRYDLDGGELKEAVKETFEHRGTGFDDIFAFTDDFITSEIHQSRWKAFLKKKKALVKAELVDVVNMLRTLLLPIVDNITDDQEYAAKWEHEF; encoded by the coding sequence ATGAAGAAAGTATTTGAAAACATATTCTCCATCGAGTGCGATGATGCTTTGCGGTATGACTTGGGCACGCTGAATGTAAAGGATATAACAGAATTCAAGGAATATCACGGCATAAGTGTGTCCATTATGGCATATTTGAACAGGACAAAAGTTCCGGTATCTATTGATATCGGGTTTGGTGACGTCGTTTATCCGGACAGAGTGAAGATGGATTTTCCGGTGCTGCTCGATATGGAAGTGCCCGAGATTTATGCGTATTCGATCTCTTCGGTAATCTCTGAGAAGTTTGAAGCAATCGTTTCCTTGGGAGACGCCAACAGCAGATATAAAGACTTCTATGATATCTACATACTTGCTGATAGGTATGATCTTGATGGAGGAGAACTGAAGGAAGCTGTCAAAGAAACTTTTGAACACAGAGGCACCGGATTCGATGATATATTTGCTTTCACGGATGATTTCATAACAAGCGAGATTCATCAAAGCAGGTGGAAGGCATTTTTGAAAAAGAAAAAGGCACTGGTGAAGGCAGAACTGGTTGATGTGGTAAATATGCTGCGAACATTACTGTTGCCGATTGTTGACAATATAACCGATGATCAGGAATATGCCGCAAAGTGGGAGCATGAATTCTGA
- a CDS encoding type IV toxin-antitoxin system AbiEi family antitoxin domain-containing protein, giving the protein MAGTAVLPEDQKIFSMQELKSRGFSQYKVSKLVSEGKLIKLNKSYYENAEYRGEESDFYYAEAYAPKGVICLLSAAVYYHLTTFIPDAVDVAIPRKAKISTMPDWPQMNVHHYTDDRHEMGVTTVKEGKNEFQIYDMEKTVVDIVFYREKVGIEETKEILVTYLQRKDRNLNRLLKYAERMKCDKVMRQYLEVLI; this is encoded by the coding sequence ATGGCAGGTACAGCAGTTCTTCCTGAAGATCAGAAGATCTTTTCCATGCAGGAGCTTAAGAGCAGAGGCTTCTCACAGTATAAGGTCAGTAAGCTGGTCAGCGAAGGAAAGCTTATAAAACTGAATAAGAGCTATTACGAGAACGCAGAGTATCGTGGAGAGGAATCAGACTTTTATTATGCAGAGGCCTATGCGCCGAAAGGCGTAATCTGTCTGCTCAGTGCAGCAGTCTATTATCATCTGACGACATTCATTCCGGATGCAGTTGATGTTGCCATTCCGAGGAAGGCAAAGATATCTACTATGCCGGATTGGCCGCAGATGAATGTCCATCATTATACAGATGACAGACATGAGATGGGAGTCACAACGGTCAAGGAAGGTAAGAATGAGTTCCAGATCTACGATATGGAAAAGACTGTCGTGGATATCGTGTTTTACAGAGAGAAGGTTGGGATAGAAGAAACCAAGGAAATCCTTGTGACCTATCTGCAACGGAAGGATCGGAATCTGAACCGGCTTCTGAAATATGCAGAACGGATGAAATGCGATAAAGTGATGAGACAATATCTGGAGGTGCTCATATGA
- a CDS encoding helix-turn-helix domain-containing protein produces MSKYIPGNQKHLTLDNRIYIENELNKGTSFKDIARFLCKDPTTISKEVKAHRLSDWYHIGTFYNAHNFCIHRYHCKKTNACGKIVLCGIKCASAPLVTRLAKTLRKNFAADWKRPLTFVMAVRKKSTIAPLHTNIFTTPALQTGSIAKNSGIPGLEST; encoded by the coding sequence ATGAGTAAATATATACCTGGAAACCAAAAACACCTTACTCTTGATAACCGTATCTATATTGAAAATGAATTAAACAAAGGAACCTCTTTTAAAGATATTGCCCGCTTCCTTTGCAAAGATCCAACTACGATATCAAAAGAAGTAAAGGCACACCGTCTCTCTGACTGGTATCATATAGGAACCTTTTATAATGCCCACAACTTCTGTATCCACCGTTATCACTGTAAGAAAACCAATGCCTGTGGAAAGATCGTTCTGTGCGGCATTAAGTGTGCTTCTGCCCCACTTGTAACCAGACTTGCAAAGACTTTGAGAAAGAACTTTGCAGCAGACTGGAAAAGACCCCTTACGTTTGTAATGGCTGTTCGAAAAAAATCAACCATTGCACCATTGCACACAAATATCTTTACAACGCCCGCTTTGCAGACAGGAAGTATCGCGAAAAACTCCGGGATTCCAGGGTTGGAATCAACATGA
- a CDS encoding tyrosine-type recombinase/integrase, whose translation MTIDDVCSACINALRVEGYNESTIFNYEGVIRRFKQFCEERDVSLYSSEIGKAYADDVISKKTGKFSNNRYHTQGRFYRLIDSYFSTGTFDFSLMKKGRIVPDNENHQKIYIEYQDYLLRIYDNANTRHFYEYGMYCLLQFLNSKRITDIEQLSPVLIMEYIKATKTSRQREMLCELRGIFRYLARLDLYNAIAGIHAPRIKKILPVLSDTELQKIYDCIAERNISLRDAAIVIVGLSCGIRAGDLIKLQLSDIGWNNETIQFKQSKTGNVVCLPLTERVGNALFKYITEERPRVDSHYLFLRSFAPYVPFADHAACHSVVSKVFRIAGINKDNRMSGMHMLRHNAASTMVKNEVPIETIAAILGHATPDTTDIYITTDIERLKGCVLSMDGISKEVYHE comes from the coding sequence ATGACAATTGATGATGTTTGTTCTGCATGTATAAATGCATTACGTGTAGAGGGGTACAACGAATCAACCATATTTAATTATGAAGGGGTGATACGACGATTCAAGCAGTTCTGTGAAGAGCGAGATGTTTCCTTGTATAGCAGTGAAATAGGTAAGGCTTATGCAGATGATGTAATCAGCAAGAAAACTGGCAAGTTCAGTAACAACCGCTACCATACACAGGGAAGATTTTATCGTTTAATTGATTCATACTTTTCTACTGGAACATTTGATTTTTCACTTATGAAGAAAGGACGAATTGTTCCAGACAATGAGAACCATCAGAAGATTTATATAGAATATCAGGATTATCTTTTGAGGATCTATGATAATGCTAACACAAGGCATTTTTATGAGTATGGAATGTACTGTCTTTTACAGTTTTTAAATAGTAAAAGAATAACCGATATTGAACAGTTGTCACCAGTATTAATCATGGAATACATAAAAGCGACCAAAACAAGCCGCCAACGTGAGATGCTATGCGAACTGAGAGGTATTTTTCGATACTTAGCGAGACTTGATTTATACAATGCTATTGCAGGAATACATGCTCCCCGGATTAAAAAGATACTTCCAGTGCTTTCCGATACTGAATTGCAGAAAATATATGATTGTATTGCTGAAAGAAATATATCATTAAGAGATGCAGCTATCGTTATAGTTGGTCTATCGTGCGGTATTCGCGCTGGCGACTTGATAAAGCTGCAGTTGTCTGATATAGGCTGGAATAATGAAACAATACAGTTCAAACAAAGTAAAACAGGAAATGTTGTTTGTCTTCCACTTACTGAACGAGTAGGCAATGCGCTTTTTAAATACATCACAGAAGAAAGACCTAGGGTAGATAGTCATTATTTATTCCTAAGATCCTTTGCTCCATATGTGCCATTCGCCGACCATGCTGCATGTCATTCTGTTGTCAGTAAAGTTTTTAGAATTGCAGGTATTAATAAAGATAACAGAATGTCTGGAATGCATATGTTGAGACATAATGCAGCTTCCACAATGGTCAAAAATGAAGTTCCCATTGAAACGATTGCAGCAATACTTGGTCATGCAACACCTGACACAACAGATATTTATATAACAACAGACATAGAACGGCTTAAGGGGTGTGTTCTCTCTATGGATGGTATATCCAAGGAGGTGTACCATGAATGA
- a CDS encoding Mu transposase C-terminal domain-containing protein: MSTMAADYSNEQLSLICGSIGTVLLHTKVRDGASKAKIERQFRTFKETWLYTLDMDSITSLAQFNSLLRDYIRTYNTSMHSGIGCTPMERYQKTRCAIQMPKSREWLEECFLNRINRKVNKDSTVSIDKVSYDVPMQFISSKVEIRFLPDDMSSAYILYEGEHYPIRPTDKNENCRTKRNNTPSIDYSKIGGAC, from the coding sequence ATGTCGACAATGGCTGCCGACTACTCAAATGAACAGCTCTCCCTGATCTGCGGCTCCATCGGCACGGTCCTCCTTCATACAAAAGTGCGGGACGGCGCCAGCAAGGCCAAGATCGAACGCCAGTTCAGGACATTCAAGGAGACCTGGCTTTATACGCTGGACATGGATTCCATCACGTCCCTGGCACAGTTCAATTCCCTCCTGCGGGACTATATCCGCACCTACAATACTTCCATGCATTCCGGCATCGGCTGTACCCCCATGGAACGTTACCAGAAGACGCGCTGTGCCATACAGATGCCAAAGTCCAGGGAATGGCTGGAGGAATGTTTCTTAAACCGCATCAACAGGAAGGTGAATAAGGATTCCACTGTCTCCATCGACAAGGTCTCCTATGACGTCCCCATGCAGTTCATCTCATCCAAAGTTGAGATCCGCTTCCTTCCCGACGATATGTCCTCTGCCTACATCCTTTATGAGGGGGAGCATTATCCCATCCGGCCGACAGATAAAAATGAAAACTGCAGGACAAAACGTAACAACACCCCTTCTATTGATTATTCAAAGATAGGAGGTGCCTGCTGA
- a CDS encoding AAA family ATPase: protein MFRTYYGLAFNPFDKQMASEKDRFLSKDISEMLSRLDYLKDTRGIGLFTARPGMGKSFALRCFAKSLNPNLYHMEYLCLSTVSVMEFYRQFCSTLGIEPKGGKPGMFRAIQEQVLYLYREKKQPLLLAIDEAQYLSTGILEDIKMLMNYGYDSLNCFTLILCGEPHLNNTLKKPVHEALRQRVTVHYNFSGLSDSEVGQYVLHKIACAGGASSIIDHAALCAVHSHSQGSPRLVDNLMTNALTLGAQMEKKVIDTEVILASVSSQNLG from the coding sequence ATGTTCCGCACTTACTATGGGCTGGCCTTCAACCCTTTTGACAAACAGATGGCCTCTGAGAAGGACCGTTTCCTCTCGAAAGACATCTCGGAGATGCTCTCACGGCTGGACTACCTCAAGGATACCAGGGGCATCGGGCTGTTCACCGCACGCCCCGGCATGGGCAAGTCCTTCGCACTGCGCTGTTTTGCCAAAAGCCTGAACCCGAATCTTTACCACATGGAGTATCTCTGCCTCTCTACCGTCAGTGTCATGGAGTTCTACCGCCAGTTCTGTTCTACGCTTGGTATAGAACCCAAAGGCGGCAAACCCGGCATGTTCCGGGCGATCCAGGAGCAGGTCCTCTATCTCTACCGTGAAAAGAAGCAGCCCCTCCTCCTTGCCATCGATGAGGCACAGTATCTCTCTACCGGCATTCTGGAGGATATCAAGATGCTCATGAATTACGGCTATGATTCCCTCAACTGCTTTACTCTCATACTCTGTGGGGAGCCCCATCTGAACAATACGCTCAAAAAGCCCGTCCATGAGGCACTGCGGCAGCGTGTTACCGTCCACTATAACTTCTCCGGGCTCTCCGATTCGGAAGTCGGGCAGTATGTCCTCCACAAGATCGCCTGTGCTGGCGGAGCTTCCTCCATTATTGACCATGCAGCCCTGTGTGCTGTCCACAGCCACTCCCAGGGCAGTCCCAGGCTTGTTGATAACCTGATGACCAACGCGCTGACACTTGGGGCACAGATGGAAAAGAAGGTCATTGATACAGAGGTCATCCTGGCTTCCGTCAGCAGCCAGAACCTCGGCTAA